In the Mya arenaria isolate MELC-2E11 chromosome 11, ASM2691426v1 genome, one interval contains:
- the LOC128207121 gene encoding G-protein coupled receptor moody-like yields the protein MNEGDNNKIVNVSGDKYQISPGLGDGILNGTDCFEWWCVEHTTLIVLEAVAIILCLVGSFGNLVTVLAILFSSLRYSVNCILIGSLSFAGFLYCSLIMSMQAVIFHRKSHKIPHDFCSAAGGIRYTLTGVIMAHLAAIALYRFLNVVYINKYRYMSDNRQLVISLIVCWVLPLIFTIPPTFRVWGAFRFQSQILSCTFDKSADQSNRVAMVTAGFIVPCLFIIYCYARIGFTAYRSFKRVSRWKSHSPQSKAIRISTMMMCIFLIFFLGTFPYFVLNVTDKGFKHPIHHIWTTMFAWVLYCCNPVVYTLMDNNFRSAYKKILMGDCEKNPVRRAGSTFSRAASV from the coding sequence ATGAACGAGGGAGATAATAATAAGATAGTGAACGTATCGGGCGACAAATACCAGATTTCACCAGGACTTGGTGACGGTATCTTGAACGGGACGGATTGTTTTGAATGGTGGTGCGTTGAACACACCACTCTGATTGTTCTGGAAGCCGTGGCCATCATTCTGTGTCTAGTGGGCAGCTTTGGAAATTTAGTAACTGTGCTTGCTATATTATTCTCAAGCCTCCGATACAGCGTAAACTGTATCTTGATAGGCAGTCTCAGCTTTGCTGGATTTTTGTACTGCTCGCTAATCATGTCGATGCAAGCAGTGATTTTTCATAGGAAATCTCACAAAATACCGCACGACTTCTGCTCTGCAGCAGGAGGGATTCGTTATACCCTGACTGGAGTGATAATGGCACATTTAGCTGCCATTGCATTGTACAGGTTTCTGAATGTCGTTTATATCAATAAGTACAGATATATGTCAGACAACCGACAACTCGTCATTTCACTTATAGTTTGTTGGGTGTTGCCCTTGATTTTCACCATTCCTCCTACCTTTCGGGTGTGGGGTGCATTCCGATTTCAGTCCCAGATTCTCTCGTGTACGTTTGACAAAAGTGCTGACCAAAGCAACagagttgccatggtaaccgcTGGTTTTATTGTACCTTGTCTTTTTATCATATACTGCTACGCCCGGATTGGATTTACCGCTTACAGAAGCTTTAAACGTGTAAGTCGATGGAAGAGCCACTCTCCCCAGTCAAAGGCAATACGAATTTCAACAATGATgatgtgtatatttttaatatttttcctcGGTACCTTTCCCtactttgttttaaacgtgACGGACAAAGGTTTCAAACACCCTATTCACCACATTTGGACAACTATGTTTGCTTGGGTGTTGTACTGTTGTAACCCTGTAGTGTACACTTTGATGGACAATAACTTCAGGTCAGCGTACAAGAAGATATTGATGGgtgattgtgaaaaaaatccTGTTAGGAGAGCTGGAAGTACATTTTCACGTGCAGCTTCTGTTtag